In the Drosophila takahashii strain IR98-3 E-12201 chromosome 3R, DtakHiC1v2, whole genome shotgun sequence genome, one interval contains:
- the LOC108068848 gene encoding PP2C-like domain-containing protein CG9801, protein MPSLRQKVTTYFRQLSFIAEPREGRRRASEHEDEDGSFITKYLEGRMQRQFVEGPEIYNGQNPTDMPVLKLNAYEAGTCTITAACTGPDEGLTGIKRSKLHLSTSFADDIDFIDTQQENDDCYGVRKSTPPVQSATQNSTRLASKFGRPPAGSRRQSSTEQPSGSAPASGMRSRKNSKSSIANLAAATTGGEKASSDQNNKNLLNAKTEASVDGDRERLLREAVSNQGGSSPAAIIAGVENWRMECDFAYGISVSLYETNMLTKEPMGNPIADCYGMVVRGDSAAMAMADGVNWGDGARLAARSAVHGCLDYLDRAVFGQAMECRATTTQEVFVSLLRSLWEGHGCILEVGGALSTLTIAVVLPLDGAPGKYVVCSCNVGDSLGYVYSKKHGVRELTQASHDISSMRDMRDALGALGPADGNKPELSNLTFSMSCLESGDIVFLTSDGISDNFDPVVGKFAEAWTPDVKLQAAGQGKLASLAPKRQNKSASAIYARLHPSTPPTRPARQQSKASSPPSNAPSRPKYMRSQTLIEPRQGLVSPPPPAITLQRIPKSISGLPLVTGPQRHALTLYRLEDLLSYGINGTFSPCVSARRLCHLLIDFVRMITSARRKTLEQRELFYKLSTGPDGAKREVQLNRMQHRAARKRVVDSSAFVALPGKLDHATVMAYTVGGGEDHHNGNDAGDTGGGGALSPVLQSKEFKETNF, encoded by the exons ATGCCGTCGCTGCGCCAGAAGGTCACCACTTACTTCCGCCAGTTGAGCTTCATCGCGGAGCCTCGCGAGGGTCGCCGGCGGGCCAGCGAGCacgaggatgaggatggcaGCTTCATTACCAAGTATCTGGAGGG CCGCATGCAGCGACAGTTTGTGGAGGGCCCGGAGATCTACAATGGCCAGAATCCCACAGACATGCCCGTGCTCAAGCTGAACGCCTACGAGGCTGGAACCTGCACCATAACCGCCGCCTGCACTGGACCGGATGAGGGTCTCACCGGCATCAAGCGCTCCAAGCTGCACCTAAGCACCAGCTTTGCGGACGACATAGACTTTATAGACACGCAGCAGGAGAACGATGATTGCTATGGGGTCAGGAAGAGCACTCCACCAGTGCAGTCGGCCACACAGAACTCCACGCGATTGGCCAGCAAGTTTGGACGCCCGCCGGCGGGATCCCGGAGGCAGAGCAGCACGGAGCAGCCCTCCGGATCCGCTCCAGCTTCGGGGATGCGTTCCCGCAAGAATTCCAAGAGCAGCATAGCCAATCTGGCGGCGGCCACTACGGGTGGCGAAAAAGCCAGCAGCGATCAGAACAACAAGAACCTGTTGAACGCAAAGACTGAGGCCTCCGTCGATGGAGATCGCGAGCGGCTGCTCCGCGAGGCGGTGAGCAACCAGGGGGGATCTTCTCCAGCTGCTATCATCGCGGGCGTGGAGAACTGGCGCATGGAGTGCGACTTCGCCTACGGCATTTCAGTCTCCCTCTACGAAACGAACATGCTGACCAAAGAGCCCATGGGCAATCCAATCGCCGATTGCTACGGGATGGTGGTGCGCGGCGATTCGGCGGCCATGGCCATGGCAGATGGCGTCAACTGGGGCGATGGAGCGCGTCTGGCCGCCCGCTCGGCTGTCCACGGTTGCCTGGACTATCTGGATCGAGCTGTGTTTGGTCAGGCAATGGAATGTAGGGCCACCACCACGCAGGAGGTCTTTGTGAGTCTGCTAAGGAGCCTTTGGGAGGGACACGGCTGCATTTTGGAGGTGGGCGGAGCCCTGTCCACGCTGACCATTGCCGTGGTGCTGCCGCTGGACGGAGCGCCGGGCAAGTATGTCGTCTGCTCGTGCAACGTGGGCGATTCGCTGGGCTATGTGTACTCGAAGAAGCACGGAGTAAGGGAACTCACACAGGCCTCCCACGACATCAGCTCCATGCGGGACATGCGCGACGCCCTGGGCGCCTTGGGACCGGCGGATGGCAACAAGCCGGAGCTGAGCAACCTCACCTTCTCGATGAGCTGCCTGGAGAGCGGCGACATTGTGTTCCTCACCTCGGACGGGATTAGCGATAATTTCGATCCCGTGGTGGGCAAATTTGCCGAGGCTTGGACGCCGGATGTGAAACTGCAGGCGGCGGGGCAGGGAAAACTAGCTAGCTTGGCACCCAAGCGGCAGAACAAGAGTGCCTCCGCCATCTATGCCCGTCTGCATCCTTCGACGCCGCCCACGCGACCTGCCCGTCAGCAGTCCAAGGCGAGCAGTCCGCCGAGCAATGCGCCCAGTAGGCCGAAGTATATGCGTTCGCAGACGCTCATTGAACCGCGCCAGGGATTGGTATCGCCTCCACCGCCTGCTATAACCCTTCAGCGCATTCCAAAGTCCATCTCTGGACTACCGCTGGTCACTGGGCCCCAACGGCATGCTCTCACCCTGTACCGCCTGGAGGATCTGCTCAGCTACGGCATAAACGGAACCTTCTCGCCCTGCGTTTCGGCCCGCCGACTGTGCCACTTGCTCATCGATTTCGTAAGGATGATCACGTCCGCCAGGCGAAAGACCCTGGAGCAGAGGGAACTCTTCTATAAGCTGTCCACGGGTCCCGATGGCGCCAAGCGGGAGGTGCAACTGAATCGCATGCAGCATCGGGCGGCCAGGAAGCGCGTTGTGGACAGCAGTGCCTTTGTGGCACTGCCCGGAAAACTGGATCATGCCACTGTGATGGCCTACACGGTGGGCGGGGGAGAGGATCACCATAATGGAAACGATGCCGGCGAtaccggaggaggaggagccctTTCGCCCGTCCTGCAATCCAAGGAGTTCAAGGAGACGAATTTCTAA